A window of Argopecten irradians isolate NY chromosome 1, Ai_NY, whole genome shotgun sequence contains these coding sequences:
- the LOC138331475 gene encoding enolase-phosphatase E1-like isoform X2, with translation MFKNLFSALSSKVFGNAQDGNPTSTQPSTDDNGQKKQPEFKASQGSIQKGSPLNCSSSVDVKNTTKSKSLSTSRVRKGSAKDEDCSQTCSSPDDGKNMVSTQAPEKDSSKPASSSSDGLQIKTQSQDVTKGGSQTGSPTDGGSTCPVQSQVVTKEKGSEAAEESVVKSKADDEDSFVIVDSAQTRSPKKPVVDSAQTRSPKKPVVDSAQTGSPKKPMVDSAQTESPKKPVVDSAQTESPKKPVVDSAQIGSPKKPVVDGAQTRSPKKPVVDSAQTGSPKKPVVDSAQTGSPKKPVVDGAQTRSLKKHVVDSAQTGSPKKPVVDSAQTESPKKPVVDSAQIGHTKKPVVDNAQTESPKKPVVDSAQTGSPKKPVVDRAQTGSPKKPMVDSAQTGSPKKPVVDSAQTGSPKKLVVDHAQTGHTKKPMVDSAQTGSPKKPVVDSAQTGHTKKPVVDSAQTGHTKKPVVDSAQTGRTKRPRPSSGGQKACKGQSPKATPEKRSETAGDAGDSVVKSKVPLDEDSFSNMLVSSVLEEIVGQMSEVSVKDIMSETKAENANQNSSNNGQDHSYKPQDDNWRVRKHQERRQDNSWRARGQNDRSQDDNWRAKGPNRQREEYSREKPQRGKKGKRQQGHKQGFNDGQPLSGEGDGETNEDKQHLPPIDPNLEKEDFMAYCKICTEREKLIFAKKLIYRLGYLKDVPQDNIKQVIIGQYKIAAKRLVHGWVDDARYYAEVMMSQEWIDENLLYLNQRHNKKSSNKRTKHKYMENEDSFARKTGGMCQDVRLLTNPNLTVVRVNMKSSGAVEKINGEPDNGNNRKTAYPEKTKDQEVKKEGCPVSENNDKDKNTAGKLPTDEREDIFEDCIDDSVKDVNEYKSESIETSDKISSGKTHAVDEKPVEELVMKENESVREEENGKEAVQAGYEEEIVSVEEKQEETFKTEKESMGTEEKREEHLKTEEINEKPVNTGEKNKEPLNAEEKTKEPLNADENREESLNQEENRKGSINSEEKREDSERKPVEHGQVTDVVTLLEKCVITNEDDAKGDQYVEDNNALTENGDYNKLVKETDDLVTFNDSFTDPAIIMMVKSSNDSDVIPDQPSYGVEMPANGPNCDVLSGLFKMEEDPRNLIEAIMRSDSPTEVSVTGNHTPSVMMSHDDPPMVMENDSQLIDYLLDVAEEPKNPTLFPEIPCNVENPSDSLAELNGIEDFITDMVTSKICNIDAVTDLNTAELGDGGFGEEVVNLDLVKDESVMKLIEQCQTEDQADVESCDGAGEAPALPEEDLKESIQHYSNSAESEMVYNLLQDQPIIQQDNAESGKDCMNLLSENLAANGNEYTQDPKVFCQDLDVQLQVELVESRACDEPYSPTQKCIETYTPVKCVSEPVTLPEPFSPSPDTLTEPF, from the exons ATGTTTAAAAACTTATTCTCAGCTTTGAGCAGCAAAGTTTTTG GCAATGCCCAAGATGGGAATCCTACATCCACACAACCGTCTACTGACGATAATGGCCAGAAAAAACAGCCAGAATTCAAAGCTTCACAAg GTAGTATCCAGAAAGGAAGTCCTCTGAATTGCTCATCTTCTGTGGATGTGAAAAATACGACTAAGTCAAAATCATTAAGTACTAGTCGAGTTAGAAAAG GTAGTGCTAAGGATGAGGATTGTTCGCAAACTTGTTCCTCTCCTGATGATGGAAAGAACATGGTTTCAACACAGGCACCAG AGAAAGATAGTTCAAAACCAGCTAGCTCCTCTTCTGATGGTTTACAAATCAAAACCCAGTCACAAGATGTTACTAAAG GAGGTTCCCAGACAGGGAGTCCCACTGATGGAGGCAGTACATGTCCAGTACAGTCACAAGTAGTCACTAAAG aaaaagGGAGTGAAGCAGCTGAAGAATCTGTGGTGAAAAGTAAAGCTGACGACGAGGATTCATTTGTCATTGTAGATAGTGCTCAAACAAGAAGCCCAAAGAAACCTGTGGTAGATAGTGCTCAAACAAGAAGCCCAAAGAAACCTGTGGTAGATAGTGCTCAAACAGGAAGCCCAAAGAAACCTATGGTAGATAGTGCTCAAACAGAAAGCCCAAAGAAACCTGTGGTAGATAGTGCTCAAACAGAAAGCCCAAAGAAACCTGTGGTAGATAGTGCTCAAATAGGAAGCCCAAAGAAACCTGTGGTAGATGGTGCTCAAACAAGAAGCCCAAAGAAACCTGTGGTAGATAGTGCTCAAACAGGAAGCCCAAAGAAACCTGTGGTAGATAGTGCTCAAACAGGAAGCCCAAAGAAACCTGTTGTAGATGGTGCTCAAACAAGAAGCCTAAAGAAACATGTGGTAGATAGTGCTCAAACAGGAAGCCCAAAGAAACCTGTGGTAGATAGTGCTCAAACAGAAAGCCCAAAGAAACCTGTGGTAGATAGTGCTCAAATAGGACATACAAAGAAACCTGTGGTAGATAATGCTCAAACAGAAAGCCCAAAGAAACCTGTGGTAGATAGTGCTCAAACAGGAAGCCCAAAGAAACCTGTGGTAGATCGTGCTCAAACAGGAAGCCCAAAGAAACCTATGGTAGATAGTGCTCAAACAGGAAGCCCAAAGAAACCTGTGGTAGATAGTGCTCAAACAGGAAGCCCAAAGAAACTTGTGGTAGATCATGCTCAAACAGGACATACAAAGAAACCTATGGTAGATAGTGCTCAAACAGGAAGCCCAAAGAAACCCGTTGTAGATAGTGCTCAAACAGGACATACAAAGAAACCTGTGGTAGATAGTGCTCAAACAGGACATACAAAGAAACCTGTGGTAGATAGTGCTCAAACAGGACGTACAAAGAGACCTAGGCCCTCTTCAGGTGGACAGAAGGCATGCAAAGGACAGTCACCAAAAGCTACCCCTG aaaaaagaAGTGAAACAGCTGGAGATGCTGGAGATTCTGTGGTCAAAAGTAAAGTGCCTTTAGATGAGGATTCGTTTTCCAACATGCTGGTTTCGTCTGTTTTGGAGGAAATTGTTGGTCAGATGTCTGAGGTCTCAGTAAAAGACATCATGAGTGAGACCAAGGCAGAGAATGCAAACCAAAACAGTAGCAATAATg GTCAAGATCATTCCTACAAACCACAAGATGATAATTGGAGAGTCAGAAAACATCAAGAAAGACGGCAGGACAACAGTTGGAGAGCTAGAGGTCAGAATGATCGGTCACAGGATGACAACTGGAGAGCGAAAGGACCAAACAGACAAAGGGAAGAATATAGCAGGGAGAAACCGCAGCGAGGGAAAAAGGGAAAAAGACAACAGGGTCACAAGCAAGGATTCAATGATGGGCAGCCTCTCTCAGGGGAGGGAGATGGAGAGACGAATGAGGATAAACAGCATTTGCCTCCAATAGACCCTAATCTAGAAAAGGAAGATTTCATGGCCTATTGTAAAATATGTACAGAGCGAGAAAAACTGATCTTTGCCAAGAAGCTGATCTATAGACTGGGTTACCTGAAAGATGTGCCACAGGATAATATCAAACAGGTCATTATCGGACAGTACAAAATAGCTGCAAAACGCTTG GTGCATGGCTGGGTAGATGATGCTCGTTACTATGCTGAAGTTATGATGTCACAAGAATGGATTGATGA AAACCTCCTCTACCTGAATCAAAGACACAACAAGAAGTCCTCTAATAAAAG GACTAAGCACAAGTACATGGAGAATGAGGATTCGTTTGCAAGGAAGACCGGAGGCATGTGTCAGGATGTACGACTGTTAACCAATCCTAACCTGACCGTGGTTCGGGTGAATATGAAGTCTAGTGGCGCTGTAGAGAAAATCAATGGAGAGCCTGATAatggaaacaacagaaaaaccGCATATCCAGAGAAAACAAAGGATCAGGAGGTCAAAAAGGAGGGCTGTCCTGTGTCTGAAAATAATGATAAGGATAAAAATACTGCTGGAAAATTGCCGACAGACGAAAGGGAAGATATATTTGAAGACTGCATTGATGATTCTGTAAAAGAtgttaatgaatataaatctgAAAGTATAGAAACATCAGATAAAATAAGCTCAGGTAAAACTCATGCAGTGGATGAGAAACCTGTAGAAGAGCTTGTGATGAAAGAAAATGAATCTGTCCGAGAAGAGGAAAATGGTAAAGAAGCTGTGCAGGCAGGGTATGAAGAAGAAATTGTAAGTGTAGAGGAAAAACAAGAAGAAACTTTTAAGACAGAGAAAGAATCCATGGGGACAGAAGAAAAAAGGGAAGAACATTTGAAGACAGAAGAAATTAATGAAAAACCTGTAAATACAGGGGAAAAGAACAAAGAACCTTTGAATGCAGAGGAAAAGACTAAAGAACCTTTGAATGCAGATGAAAATAGGGAAGAATCTTTGAATCAAGAGGAAAATAGGAAAGGATCGATAAATTCAGAGGAAAAGAGGGAAGATTCTGAAAGAAAGCCTGTAGAACATGGCCAAGTGACAGACGTTGTGACACTACTAGAGAAGTGTGTGATCACAAATGAAGATGATGCCAAGGGGGACCAATATGTAGAGGACAACAATGCTTTAACTGAGAACGGTGATTACAATAAGTTGGTAAAAGAAACCGATGATTTGGTAACTTTCAATGATTCATTCACAGACCCAGCTATTATCATGATGGTGAAATCCTCTAATGATTCTGACGTCATACCAGATCAGCCTTCTTACGGTGTTGAAATGCCAGCGAATGGTCCTAACTGTGATGTGCTGTCTGGATTGTTTAAAATGGAGGAGGATCCCAGGAATTTGATAGAGGCAATCATGCGTTCTGATTCGCCGACGGAAGTCTCTGTAACAGGAAACCACACACCATCAGTGATGATGTCACACGATGATCCGCCGATGGTGATGGAAAATGATAGTCAACTTATTGATTACCTCCTCGATGTTGCTGAGGAACCAAAGAATCCAACTCTTTTTCCTGAAATACCATGTAATGTAGAGAACCCATCTGATAGTCTCGCTGAACTTAATGGTATTGAAGATTTCATCACAGATATGGTAACAAGTAAGATTTGCAACATCGATGCCGTCACAGACCTTAATACCGCCGAGCTTGGTGATGGAGGATTTGGTGAAGAGGTTGTGAATCTGGACCTTGTAAAGGACGAGAGTGTTATGAAGCTGATTGAGCAGTGTCAAACTGAAGACCAGGCTGATGTGGAAAGCTGTGATGGGGCAGGTGAGGCGCCTGCTTTACCCGAGGAGGATTTAAAGGAAAGTATTCAGCACTATAGCAATTCTGCTGAGTCAGAAATGGTTTATAACCTGCTTCAAGATCAGCCAATCATACAACAAGACAATGCAGAGTCGGGGAAAGATTGCATGAATTTGTTGTCAGAGAATTTAGCTGCAAATGGAAATGAGTACACACAGGATCCTAAAGTGTTTTGTCAGGATTTGGATGTGCAGCTACAAGTTGAGTTGGTGGAATCGCGAGCTTGTGATGAGCCATACTCTCCAACTCAGAAATGTATAGAGACCTACACACCAGTGAAATGTGTGTCTGAACCTGTCACACTTCCAGAACCATTCTCACCAAGTCCAGATACACTTACAGAACCATTTTAA
- the LOC138331475 gene encoding enolase-phosphatase E1-like isoform X1, with protein sequence MFKNLFSALSSKVFGNAQDGNPTSTQPSTDDNGQKKQPEFKASQGSIQKGSPLNCSSSVDVKNTTKSKSLSTSRVRKGSAKDEDCSQTCSSPDDGKNMVSTQAPEKDSSKPASSSSDGLQIKTQSQDVTKGGSQTGSPTDGGSTCPVQSQVVTKGEKRNEKGSEAAEESVVKSKADDEDSFVIVDSAQTRSPKKPVVDSAQTRSPKKPVVDSAQTGSPKKPMVDSAQTESPKKPVVDSAQTESPKKPVVDSAQIGSPKKPVVDGAQTRSPKKPVVDSAQTGSPKKPVVDSAQTGSPKKPVVDGAQTRSLKKHVVDSAQTGSPKKPVVDSAQTESPKKPVVDSAQIGHTKKPVVDNAQTESPKKPVVDSAQTGSPKKPVVDRAQTGSPKKPMVDSAQTGSPKKPVVDSAQTGSPKKLVVDHAQTGHTKKPMVDSAQTGSPKKPVVDSAQTGHTKKPVVDSAQTGHTKKPVVDSAQTGRTKRPRPSSGGQKACKGQSPKATPEKRSETAGDAGDSVVKSKVPLDEDSFSNMLVSSVLEEIVGQMSEVSVKDIMSETKAENANQNSSNNGQDHSYKPQDDNWRVRKHQERRQDNSWRARGQNDRSQDDNWRAKGPNRQREEYSREKPQRGKKGKRQQGHKQGFNDGQPLSGEGDGETNEDKQHLPPIDPNLEKEDFMAYCKICTEREKLIFAKKLIYRLGYLKDVPQDNIKQVIIGQYKIAAKRLVHGWVDDARYYAEVMMSQEWIDENLLYLNQRHNKKSSNKRTKHKYMENEDSFARKTGGMCQDVRLLTNPNLTVVRVNMKSSGAVEKINGEPDNGNNRKTAYPEKTKDQEVKKEGCPVSENNDKDKNTAGKLPTDEREDIFEDCIDDSVKDVNEYKSESIETSDKISSGKTHAVDEKPVEELVMKENESVREEENGKEAVQAGYEEEIVSVEEKQEETFKTEKESMGTEEKREEHLKTEEINEKPVNTGEKNKEPLNAEEKTKEPLNADENREESLNQEENRKGSINSEEKREDSERKPVEHGQVTDVVTLLEKCVITNEDDAKGDQYVEDNNALTENGDYNKLVKETDDLVTFNDSFTDPAIIMMVKSSNDSDVIPDQPSYGVEMPANGPNCDVLSGLFKMEEDPRNLIEAIMRSDSPTEVSVTGNHTPSVMMSHDDPPMVMENDSQLIDYLLDVAEEPKNPTLFPEIPCNVENPSDSLAELNGIEDFITDMVTSKICNIDAVTDLNTAELGDGGFGEEVVNLDLVKDESVMKLIEQCQTEDQADVESCDGAGEAPALPEEDLKESIQHYSNSAESEMVYNLLQDQPIIQQDNAESGKDCMNLLSENLAANGNEYTQDPKVFCQDLDVQLQVELVESRACDEPYSPTQKCIETYTPVKCVSEPVTLPEPFSPSPDTLTEPF encoded by the exons ATGTTTAAAAACTTATTCTCAGCTTTGAGCAGCAAAGTTTTTG GCAATGCCCAAGATGGGAATCCTACATCCACACAACCGTCTACTGACGATAATGGCCAGAAAAAACAGCCAGAATTCAAAGCTTCACAAg GTAGTATCCAGAAAGGAAGTCCTCTGAATTGCTCATCTTCTGTGGATGTGAAAAATACGACTAAGTCAAAATCATTAAGTACTAGTCGAGTTAGAAAAG GTAGTGCTAAGGATGAGGATTGTTCGCAAACTTGTTCCTCTCCTGATGATGGAAAGAACATGGTTTCAACACAGGCACCAG AGAAAGATAGTTCAAAACCAGCTAGCTCCTCTTCTGATGGTTTACAAATCAAAACCCAGTCACAAGATGTTACTAAAG GAGGTTCCCAGACAGGGAGTCCCACTGATGGAGGCAGTACATGTCCAGTACAGTCACAAGTAGTCACTAAAGGTGAAAAAAGAAATG aaaaagGGAGTGAAGCAGCTGAAGAATCTGTGGTGAAAAGTAAAGCTGACGACGAGGATTCATTTGTCATTGTAGATAGTGCTCAAACAAGAAGCCCAAAGAAACCTGTGGTAGATAGTGCTCAAACAAGAAGCCCAAAGAAACCTGTGGTAGATAGTGCTCAAACAGGAAGCCCAAAGAAACCTATGGTAGATAGTGCTCAAACAGAAAGCCCAAAGAAACCTGTGGTAGATAGTGCTCAAACAGAAAGCCCAAAGAAACCTGTGGTAGATAGTGCTCAAATAGGAAGCCCAAAGAAACCTGTGGTAGATGGTGCTCAAACAAGAAGCCCAAAGAAACCTGTGGTAGATAGTGCTCAAACAGGAAGCCCAAAGAAACCTGTGGTAGATAGTGCTCAAACAGGAAGCCCAAAGAAACCTGTTGTAGATGGTGCTCAAACAAGAAGCCTAAAGAAACATGTGGTAGATAGTGCTCAAACAGGAAGCCCAAAGAAACCTGTGGTAGATAGTGCTCAAACAGAAAGCCCAAAGAAACCTGTGGTAGATAGTGCTCAAATAGGACATACAAAGAAACCTGTGGTAGATAATGCTCAAACAGAAAGCCCAAAGAAACCTGTGGTAGATAGTGCTCAAACAGGAAGCCCAAAGAAACCTGTGGTAGATCGTGCTCAAACAGGAAGCCCAAAGAAACCTATGGTAGATAGTGCTCAAACAGGAAGCCCAAAGAAACCTGTGGTAGATAGTGCTCAAACAGGAAGCCCAAAGAAACTTGTGGTAGATCATGCTCAAACAGGACATACAAAGAAACCTATGGTAGATAGTGCTCAAACAGGAAGCCCAAAGAAACCCGTTGTAGATAGTGCTCAAACAGGACATACAAAGAAACCTGTGGTAGATAGTGCTCAAACAGGACATACAAAGAAACCTGTGGTAGATAGTGCTCAAACAGGACGTACAAAGAGACCTAGGCCCTCTTCAGGTGGACAGAAGGCATGCAAAGGACAGTCACCAAAAGCTACCCCTG aaaaaagaAGTGAAACAGCTGGAGATGCTGGAGATTCTGTGGTCAAAAGTAAAGTGCCTTTAGATGAGGATTCGTTTTCCAACATGCTGGTTTCGTCTGTTTTGGAGGAAATTGTTGGTCAGATGTCTGAGGTCTCAGTAAAAGACATCATGAGTGAGACCAAGGCAGAGAATGCAAACCAAAACAGTAGCAATAATg GTCAAGATCATTCCTACAAACCACAAGATGATAATTGGAGAGTCAGAAAACATCAAGAAAGACGGCAGGACAACAGTTGGAGAGCTAGAGGTCAGAATGATCGGTCACAGGATGACAACTGGAGAGCGAAAGGACCAAACAGACAAAGGGAAGAATATAGCAGGGAGAAACCGCAGCGAGGGAAAAAGGGAAAAAGACAACAGGGTCACAAGCAAGGATTCAATGATGGGCAGCCTCTCTCAGGGGAGGGAGATGGAGAGACGAATGAGGATAAACAGCATTTGCCTCCAATAGACCCTAATCTAGAAAAGGAAGATTTCATGGCCTATTGTAAAATATGTACAGAGCGAGAAAAACTGATCTTTGCCAAGAAGCTGATCTATAGACTGGGTTACCTGAAAGATGTGCCACAGGATAATATCAAACAGGTCATTATCGGACAGTACAAAATAGCTGCAAAACGCTTG GTGCATGGCTGGGTAGATGATGCTCGTTACTATGCTGAAGTTATGATGTCACAAGAATGGATTGATGA AAACCTCCTCTACCTGAATCAAAGACACAACAAGAAGTCCTCTAATAAAAG GACTAAGCACAAGTACATGGAGAATGAGGATTCGTTTGCAAGGAAGACCGGAGGCATGTGTCAGGATGTACGACTGTTAACCAATCCTAACCTGACCGTGGTTCGGGTGAATATGAAGTCTAGTGGCGCTGTAGAGAAAATCAATGGAGAGCCTGATAatggaaacaacagaaaaaccGCATATCCAGAGAAAACAAAGGATCAGGAGGTCAAAAAGGAGGGCTGTCCTGTGTCTGAAAATAATGATAAGGATAAAAATACTGCTGGAAAATTGCCGACAGACGAAAGGGAAGATATATTTGAAGACTGCATTGATGATTCTGTAAAAGAtgttaatgaatataaatctgAAAGTATAGAAACATCAGATAAAATAAGCTCAGGTAAAACTCATGCAGTGGATGAGAAACCTGTAGAAGAGCTTGTGATGAAAGAAAATGAATCTGTCCGAGAAGAGGAAAATGGTAAAGAAGCTGTGCAGGCAGGGTATGAAGAAGAAATTGTAAGTGTAGAGGAAAAACAAGAAGAAACTTTTAAGACAGAGAAAGAATCCATGGGGACAGAAGAAAAAAGGGAAGAACATTTGAAGACAGAAGAAATTAATGAAAAACCTGTAAATACAGGGGAAAAGAACAAAGAACCTTTGAATGCAGAGGAAAAGACTAAAGAACCTTTGAATGCAGATGAAAATAGGGAAGAATCTTTGAATCAAGAGGAAAATAGGAAAGGATCGATAAATTCAGAGGAAAAGAGGGAAGATTCTGAAAGAAAGCCTGTAGAACATGGCCAAGTGACAGACGTTGTGACACTACTAGAGAAGTGTGTGATCACAAATGAAGATGATGCCAAGGGGGACCAATATGTAGAGGACAACAATGCTTTAACTGAGAACGGTGATTACAATAAGTTGGTAAAAGAAACCGATGATTTGGTAACTTTCAATGATTCATTCACAGACCCAGCTATTATCATGATGGTGAAATCCTCTAATGATTCTGACGTCATACCAGATCAGCCTTCTTACGGTGTTGAAATGCCAGCGAATGGTCCTAACTGTGATGTGCTGTCTGGATTGTTTAAAATGGAGGAGGATCCCAGGAATTTGATAGAGGCAATCATGCGTTCTGATTCGCCGACGGAAGTCTCTGTAACAGGAAACCACACACCATCAGTGATGATGTCACACGATGATCCGCCGATGGTGATGGAAAATGATAGTCAACTTATTGATTACCTCCTCGATGTTGCTGAGGAACCAAAGAATCCAACTCTTTTTCCTGAAATACCATGTAATGTAGAGAACCCATCTGATAGTCTCGCTGAACTTAATGGTATTGAAGATTTCATCACAGATATGGTAACAAGTAAGATTTGCAACATCGATGCCGTCACAGACCTTAATACCGCCGAGCTTGGTGATGGAGGATTTGGTGAAGAGGTTGTGAATCTGGACCTTGTAAAGGACGAGAGTGTTATGAAGCTGATTGAGCAGTGTCAAACTGAAGACCAGGCTGATGTGGAAAGCTGTGATGGGGCAGGTGAGGCGCCTGCTTTACCCGAGGAGGATTTAAAGGAAAGTATTCAGCACTATAGCAATTCTGCTGAGTCAGAAATGGTTTATAACCTGCTTCAAGATCAGCCAATCATACAACAAGACAATGCAGAGTCGGGGAAAGATTGCATGAATTTGTTGTCAGAGAATTTAGCTGCAAATGGAAATGAGTACACACAGGATCCTAAAGTGTTTTGTCAGGATTTGGATGTGCAGCTACAAGTTGAGTTGGTGGAATCGCGAGCTTGTGATGAGCCATACTCTCCAACTCAGAAATGTATAGAGACCTACACACCAGTGAAATGTGTGTCTGAACCTGTCACACTTCCAGAACCATTCTCACCAAGTCCAGATACACTTACAGAACCATTTTAA